In Zingiber officinale cultivar Zhangliang chromosome 6A, Zo_v1.1, whole genome shotgun sequence, a single genomic region encodes these proteins:
- the LOC121994439 gene encoding F-box protein FBW2-like, producing the protein MEKRPREALGSGNARGESRWAELTPELLALIFTLMPADVLARTMSFVCRSWRDVLAEPYSWSVVDLANWCLRVERTDVIDLVVRRLVDRSRGTVRRLSVYYLGDSGFAHTALLCRLLSKLEMRESFVTDKMVKEHANLLSNLTFLDISYCANITSEGIEALGKNCKNLVLLRRSMPPPGITPENGLPSMVDEGEAMAIANNMVGLKQLELSYGKFTNNGLVAILTNCTALIYLDIVGCRNVQMTGNIELMCRKIKTCVYTGYKKDISSDDFSTDSPTDVSSDQEDEA; encoded by the exons ATGGAGAAGCGACCCCGAGAAGCGCTCGGCAGCGGAAACGCAAGGGGTGAGAGTAGATGGGCGGAGCTGACTCCGGAACTGCTTGCGCTCATATTTACACTGATGCCGGCGGACGTGCTGGCGAGGACGATGTCGTTCGTCTGCCGCTCTTGGCGGGACGTTCTCGCGGAGCCATACAGCTGGTCCGTCGTCGACTTGGCAAACTGGTGCCTCCGCGTCGAGCGCACCGATGTCATTGATTTGGTCGTTCGCCGCCTCGTGGACCGCAGCAGGGGCACCGTCCGCCGCCTCTCCGTCTACTACCTTGGAGACTCCGGATTCGCCCACACCGCATTGCT TTGCAGATTGCTTAGCAAGCTTGAAATGCGAGAGAGTTTTGTGACTGACAAAATGGTAAAGGAGCATGCAAATTTACTCTCTAATCTCACTTTTCTGGACATTAGTTACTGTGCCAACATCACCTCCGAAGGCATCGAAGCACTCGGAAAGAACTGCAAGAATTTAGTTCTGTTGAGGAGAAGTATGCCACCGCCAGGGATAACCCCAGAGAATGGTTTACCTTCCATGGTGGACGAAGGGGAAGCCATGGCCATAGCTAACAATATGGTTGGACTCAAACAGCTTGAGCTTTCATATGGGAAATTCACCAATAATGGGTTGGTGGCGATCTTGACGAACTGCACTGCGCTTATTTATCTTGATATAGTAGGTTGTCGGAATGTTCAAATGACAGGCAACATTGAATTAATGTGTCGGAAAATCAAAACCTGCGTGTATACAGGATATAAGAAAGATATCTCTAGTGATGATTTCTCTACTGATTCTCCAACAGATGTCTCTAGTGATCAAGAAGATGAAGCATGA